A DNA window from Alligator mississippiensis isolate rAllMis1 chromosome 11, rAllMis1, whole genome shotgun sequence contains the following coding sequences:
- the LOC132243750 gene encoding olfactory receptor 2K2-like, with product MSKLETRDKRQEPPVGNHEDYYWGNSTSVSEFILLGFSSQPKTQLLLFVFFLTIYLATLFGNSLLIALVKTDSRLHTPTYFFLANLSFLDISYTTTTVPQMLVHLLSTKKSIFYAACVAQMFIFLSLAIIECILYAAMAYDRYVAICHPLRYTIIRNRSVCVKMAISFWVSGFLLSIMNTGFTMRFPYCLNEINHFFCEVPAILKLACADTRLTEQVTLLMAVILLVTPLSLILISYVFILEAILRISSAEGRFKAFSTCTSHITVVTLFYGAAMFMYMRPASSYSPERDKMFSLLYNVVSALLNPLIYSLRNKEGKGAVLKMMGKTDH from the exons ATGTCCAAATTAGAGACAAGagataagagacaagagccccct GTGGGAAATCATGAGGACTATTACTGGGGGAACAGCACCTCGGTGTCGGAGTTCATCCTGCTGGGGTTCTCCAGCCAGCCCAAgacgcagctgctgctgttcGTGTTCTTCCTAACTATCTACCTGGCGACCCTCTTTGGGAACAGCCTCCTCATTGCCCTTGTCAAGACTGACTCCCGTCTCCACACACCCACGTACTTCTTTCTGGCCAACCTCTCCTTCCTAGATATCAGCTACACCACCACCACCGTTCCCCAGATGCTGGTCCACCTCCTCTCCacaaagaaaagcattttctATGCTGCCTGTGTTGCGCAGATGTTCATCTTCCTCTCTCTGGCAATAATTGAGTGTATACTCTATGCTGCAATGGCCTATGACCGGTACGTGGCCATATGCCACCCTTTGCGCTATACCATCATCAGGAACAGGTCAGTCTGCGTCAAGATGGCCATCAGCTTCTGGGTATCTGGCTTTCTTCTTTCCATAATGAATACAGGCTTCACCATGAGGTTCCCCTACTGCTTAAATGAAATCAATCACTTCTTTTGTGAGGTGCCAGCCATCTTGAAGCTGGCCTGTGCAGACACACGCCTCACTGAGCAGGTGACCCTTTTGATGGCAGTTATACTACTCGTGACCCCACTGTCTTTGATCCTAATCTCCTATGTATTCATCCTGGAAGCCATCCTGAGGATCAGCTCAGCTGAGGGGAGGttcaaagccttctccacctgcacctcacaCATCACTGTTGTGACTCTCTTCTACGGTGCTGCCATGTTCATGTACATGCGCCCAGCCTCCAGCTACTCACCCGAGCGGGACAAAATGTTTTCCCTCTTGTATAATGTTGTGTCTGCCCTCCTGAATCCTcttatctacagcctgaggaacaaggagggcAAAGGAGCCGTACTCAAAATGATGGGCAAGACGGACCACTGA